From the genome of Nitrospirota bacterium:
CCCATTATAATTATCTTCTTTCGGGTTCCATCATTTTCAGTATCCACTTCATTTTGTGACATCTGAACAATAAGTTCCTTTTCCAGACTATCTATACCCGGCTCACCGCTCTTTATCACATCCTGAGTACTGGCAATCTTTTTGTCTCCAAGAAAAATAGTGTCGCCGGTTATATACACAGTCGTGGCAGGAACAGGTTTAACGGTAGATACTGATACCGGAAGTCTGACTATATCAGGTACTGTAATAGCCTCATCTTCACCAGATACATTAAATAACAGGAAGAGCAGGATTATGGTGAAGATATCCATCAGGGATACGAGATTAAGCCCGGTATTCATCCCGAATTTATATTTATGTCTTTTTACGCGTGATGGTACGTATATCATAGTTCATTCAAGGAGATGCCTGGGAAGTGTCCCCTGACAGCGTCTATTACTTCTACAATCGTCATATACGGTATTTTGGGGCTGCTCAGGATTACCGCATCATTTTCACCAGGATACTGTTGCTTGAGTTTAGATATCAGGGGAGGCAGACCGGTTAAATCATATTTTCCGCCTGTATCCTTTTTGAATATCCCGAGTGTCGTTTCACCATTCAGTACATTTATCTCATCATCAAGTAATGCTATCGTAAGCCTGAATCCTGCATTCTGGTCTTTTTTTACAGCTGGAGGCGGTGTTGACTTCTGGCTGGATGCAGGAGTAGTCAGCTCTATAACTGCCATCTTTGCGAATACCGTGGTCATCAGCAAGAATGGTATCAGTATGACCATCAGATTCAGGAATGTAATTATCTGAAGTTCGCTCTCAGAGGCAAGTCTGTGTTTTCTTGACGAAGGTTTAGGAAGCATATTGTCTATTCTGATGTCAATAAGTTAACAAGTTTTATTGAATAGGCATCAAGAGTGTCTACTGTCTTAATAGTGCGGGATTGAATATATGAATAACAGAGCATTATTGGGATTGCCACAATCAAACCGAATGCAGTAGTATTCATGGCCACTGAAACACCCTGAGCCAGCAGGAATGCCTTCTGGGAAGGGTCTGCTACGGCCAGAGACTGAAAAGACTGTATAAGCCCAATTATTGTACCGAGAAGTCCCAACAGGGTTGATACATTTGCCAGTGTGGGGAGGTAGTGAGTACGTCGTTCAAGCTGTGGTATTACATCCAGCATCGCCTCCTCGAGATGATTCTCCAGTTCCTCACGCGAGTCCTTGCCAAGTTTGACAGTCTTAGCCTTTTCCAAACCGGCCGAGAGTACCTTTGGCAGGGCTGCCTCAGAAAGACTGCACTCTTTTATAGCATCTTCGATACAATTTGTCTTAATGCTCGCCTCTACCTTTGACCATAATGTGCTGCCATCAGTCCATGTCTTTTTCAGGAATTTGAACCGTTCAATTATTATTGCTGTCCCGATTGCAAGCATAAGCATGATAGGGAACATAAAAAGCCCTCCCGCCTTGAAAAACCCTATAATGCTGAGTATTATTCCCATAAACCCTCCTGATTGATAATTCCCATATCTATAAACTCAAATATCTCTTCCTTAAAGCTTCGATCATAAGGAAGTGTCTTTAGAGGTTGTCCCTCAGGATTCTTCCACCGAACCGGAAATATAACTGCAGGTTTTTCCAGCACTCCGAAAACCTGTGTTTTTTCAACAGAGATCTTTTTTTCCTCCTCTGTTTTGTCCTCGGCATATGAGTTTCCGCTGCAGAGTATGCAAATGAGGAAGATAAACAATACAGTTAGTTGTCTGATATGATTCTTATGTTTCATCTTAAAGTACGTCCTCCCAATCTGTCATCCCGTACTTGTTCAGGGACCACTATCTTACACCTGTTCTCTTCTCAAGCATATCAATCCACGACAGGACTTCTTTCCTTTCCCCCCCTAACTTAACATATTCCTTATAATTTTTTAAGGCATCCACATATTTGCCCAGGTAAAGTTCATAAAGAATGCCGAGATTCAGGTATGCATCGCTGAAATCAGGTTTCAGTGCAATACTCTGCTTATAATCTTCTTCCGACTTTTTGAAATCACCAGTTTCCCTCAAGGTTATTCCACGATCATTATAACTAACGGGGTCATCAGCTAATTTATCTGATAAATCTCCGGCATATGGTTTACCTGCTTCATCCCGTTTGTATTTTGCCGGTACGAGCGAAGATAACCGTTCATAGCTTTTCTTAACCCACAAATTGTATATCCCTTCCTCGACGGTCTTCCTTACATTACCCTCATGAATTCCGATCGCCTTCTCCTCAAATGGATATGCCTGTTCTTCGAGCAGGTAGTTATACTCTTCCATCTGTTCACCGGTAAGTTCTGACGGCCTCTCAGAGGTCATGATAGCATCCTTATGGTGTTCAAATATTTCCCCCATTTTAAATGTTGCTTCTGTTGTAATCTCGCTGATTCGGTATTTTGCAGCGGCAGTATAATCGGTTAGTGTCTCTTTAAGCAGACCTTCCTTCTTTTTAAGATTATCCTCTACGGGCCCGACTATCTTTACCTGTTCGTATAGTCGTTTTCTGTAATCACCCAGGATGAGTTGTGCCCTGGCTGCTGAGATGGTATCTCCCATAGTAGCAGATGCGCCAGCCCTTTTGTGGAGTGAAATGGTCTTTTCGTACAAGAGACGTGAAGCGGTATAATCCTTCAGTGTATCTTTATATCCGGCAGCCCGGAAAGTAAGTTCTATAAGTCTCGGACTGTCAGGAAATTCAGTTTGAAAACGGTCGAAGTTTCTTAAATAATTTTTATACATAGTGTCAATATTACCGCTCTTTTCATAATTCAGAATAGCCTTGTACAACATATTTTCCCGAGCACTCTTCTCTTCCAATATGGAAGAAGCATTTTCATAAATCTGTGCGGCGCTGATGTATGTGCCCCTTGATTCGAGGATCTCTCCCCATTCTGAAACAGCAACCGGTGTATATCTTGATGATGGATATCTCAGCAAGAGCAGCTGATACACATTTATTGCATTGTCCGGCTCTTTATTCTGTTCGTACAACACACCGGCATCATAAAGGGCTACCGGCGCAATGTCAGTGTCAGGAGATGTATCATAGACCTTTCTGAAAGTATCCGCCGCTTCTTTAATCTTTCCCTCAGACTTAAGACCCTCTGCCTGTTTATACAGTGAAGCTGCAAGGGCCTTTTCAAGTACCGGAAGGTCTTTCCTGTCAGAGGCAGGGACAAGAGCTATAGCCTTCTTTATCTCTTCCTCACTCCTTCCGTATGCCTCTTCCTTAACAAAACTCTCAGCGATATATCTCTGGGCAACATATCTGTTTTTTTCAGTTGCGAGCTTGTTCTCTATTAACTTCTGTGCCATTTTCCTGCTCTCTTCAAAGTTTCCCAAATTGAAGAATACCTCTGTCCCGTTTAACAACACTTCCGGAACCCTCTTATCTTCAGGAAAAGAAGATGCAAACTTCCATGAGCTTTCGCCAAATCTCTGGATATATTCATTATCTGCCCGTATCTCTCCTGATGGCCTTGCAAGCTTTTCAAGCGAGAGGAGGGCGCTGTAGCCTGATTCCACTGCAAATGGCGATGGACTATACTGGTATGCTACCTTCTCATATTCTGCTGCAGCCCTTTCGTAATATTTCATATCAAAAAGTATCTCTGCAAGGACGAAACTCAGCTCAATTGATTCTGTGTCGTCCGGGAAGTTGAAGGGATATCTCTGAAGCCATGTAATAGCCTCATCAATGTCGTCTTTTTTCTTGGAAGTCCTTGCCTTTGCATAATGAAATTTTGCCAGCTGAAAGAGGTCATTTTTGATAAGCGGCTTATTGGCCTGAACGATCTCTCTGGCCCGTTTCTGGGCATTTCTCCTGTTGGATTTAAACCAGATGCCGTCATCTCTGTATGTTTCTATAAG
Proteins encoded in this window:
- a CDS encoding biopolymer transporter ExbD — its product is MIYVPSRVKRHKYKFGMNTGLNLVSLMDIFTIILLFLLFNVSGEDEAITVPDIVRLPVSVSTVKPVPATTVYITGDTIFLGDKKIASTQDVIKSGEPGIDSLEKELIVQMSQNEVDTENDGTRKKIIIMGDKLIPFTLLKKVMYTCSWAGYQTFSLAVIQKE
- a CDS encoding biopolymer transporter ExbD translates to MLPKPSSRKHRLASESELQIITFLNLMVILIPFLLMTTVFAKMAVIELTTPASSQKSTPPPAVKKDQNAGFRLTIALLDDEINVLNGETTLGIFKKDTGGKYDLTGLPPLISKLKQQYPGENDAVILSSPKIPYMTIVEVIDAVRGHFPGISLNEL
- a CDS encoding MotA/TolQ/ExbB proton channel family protein; its protein translation is MGIILSIIGFFKAGGLFMFPIMLMLAIGTAIIIERFKFLKKTWTDGSTLWSKVEASIKTNCIEDAIKECSLSEAALPKVLSAGLEKAKTVKLGKDSREELENHLEEAMLDVIPQLERRTHYLPTLANVSTLLGLLGTIIGLIQSFQSLAVADPSQKAFLLAQGVSVAMNTTAFGLIVAIPIMLCYSYIQSRTIKTVDTLDAYSIKLVNLLTSE
- a CDS encoding tetratricopeptide repeat protein yields the protein MKESNVRSVTEEILTFQDIPHEAALEYRWNALREYEEFIRNNRGFKSASMADSMNQLADIYMKIEENTYQQQKDKYDHSRSRRIYREIMSLYPDRAGNEDVLYQLARGYMDEGDWQSSVATLERLIKEYPEGKYTQEAYFRLGEFYYGIGQVTKSVPYYRQVIRNDDYNFYDKALYKLGWALFQGKHYEDAADKFMTLLERRNVKLTPSGKEEIGDILIIERDLVWDSIRNLILLFDYMGGVDRIANYFKVRGVQAYEPYIYRKLGDIYLDTGRFKEAADIFEAFINTNPYHEDAPVFNSKIIEAYSKGNMLDLAFNSRIKLIETYRDDGIWFKSNRRNAQKRAREIVQANKPLIKNDLFQLAKFHYAKARTSKKKDDIDEAITWLQRYPFNFPDDTESIELSFVLAEILFDMKYYERAAAEYEKVAYQYSPSPFAVESGYSALLSLEKLARPSGEIRADNEYIQRFGESSWKFASSFPEDKRVPEVLLNGTEVFFNLGNFEESRKMAQKLIENKLATEKNRYVAQRYIAESFVKEEAYGRSEEEIKKAIALVPASDRKDLPVLEKALAASLYKQAEGLKSEGKIKEAADTFRKVYDTSPDTDIAPVALYDAGVLYEQNKEPDNAINVYQLLLLRYPSSRYTPVAVSEWGEILESRGTYISAAQIYENASSILEEKSARENMLYKAILNYEKSGNIDTMYKNYLRNFDRFQTEFPDSPRLIELTFRAAGYKDTLKDYTASRLLYEKTISLHKRAGASATMGDTISAARAQLILGDYRKRLYEQVKIVGPVEDNLKKKEGLLKETLTDYTAAAKYRISEITTEATFKMGEIFEHHKDAIMTSERPSELTGEQMEEYNYLLEEQAYPFEEKAIGIHEGNVRKTVEEGIYNLWVKKSYERLSSLVPAKYKRDEAGKPYAGDLSDKLADDPVSYNDRGITLRETGDFKKSEEDYKQSIALKPDFSDAYLNLGILYELYLGKYVDALKNYKEYVKLGGERKEVLSWIDMLEKRTGVR